In Deferribacteraceae bacterium V6Fe1, one genomic interval encodes:
- a CDS encoding ACT domain-containing protein — MSGIVKLDELLKNMRPVISEEEYVFCTVKSLILDDVKKLNPICTFKEDEGLTLILEKNIAQKYQFNFDEIFKKITLQIHSSLQAVGLTAAVSTALAEKGISANVVAAYYHDHIFVPANKANEALNTLQSLSQNS, encoded by the coding sequence ATGAGCGGAATTGTAAAGTTGGACGAATTATTAAAAAATATGCGCCCTGTGATATCCGAAGAAGAATATGTCTTTTGCACTGTCAAATCATTGATTTTAGATGATGTAAAAAAATTAAATCCTATATGCACATTTAAAGAAGATGAAGGTTTGACTTTGATATTAGAAAAAAATATCGCTCAAAAATATCAATTCAATTTTGATGAAATATTTAAGAAGATAACATTGCAAATTCATTCTAGCCTGCAAGCAGTTGGCTTAACTGCAGCGGTTTCAACAGCGCTGGCCGAAAAAGGCATCAGTGCAAACGTAGTTGCCGCATATTATCACGATCATATCTTTGTGCCTGCAAATAAAGCAAATGAAGCACTAAATACTCTGCAGTCACTCTCCCAAAACTCATGA
- a CDS encoding tetratricopeptide repeat protein, with translation MNNFEEIRKIASTLRQNQNFAEALPLFKKLWEEDDNKKWDGWGYALCLRKLGKSEESIQICEEVLKNNNNFDYIKNVYVWSIFDYLSQKGDSLSIQELIANTEKIINNSSKQDLIYTKSIFKVINKLKENPNYPANIILNFIDKLDINNLSKTPYSFEQNGKKIEMASEYEQYFMHKTKALYELKQYEKCIEACNLALNSINNFHYNNDIWFKWRIALSYKELKKYDAALNNLQYIVKIKKDWFIQHEIAVIYYILKNYEKALSFALQGILNFGEIDKKIHLLILLAEIFEAKQMEHEAKLHFVLAKSIINENKWGTKLPSNLSKKYGNFHLNKLDILNELKNVWEEAYFSNKQQYTGVISSYLPNKKAGFIMGEDNKTYYFKISELTDKKEKFHEGTKVVFYLEDSFDAKKNKPVKNAVKIKIASCY, from the coding sequence ATGAATAATTTCGAAGAAATCAGAAAAATAGCTTCCACTTTGAGGCAAAATCAAAATTTCGCGGAAGCCCTGCCCCTTTTTAAAAAGCTTTGGGAAGAAGATGACAATAAAAAGTGGGATGGATGGGGATATGCACTTTGTCTAAGAAAGTTGGGTAAATCTGAAGAATCAATTCAAATTTGTGAAGAAGTGTTAAAAAACAATAATAACTTCGATTACATAAAAAATGTTTATGTTTGGTCCATATTTGATTATTTATCTCAAAAAGGCGACTCTCTATCAATACAAGAACTTATTGCCAATACAGAAAAAATTATAAATAACAGCTCAAAACAAGACCTTATCTACACAAAGTCAATTTTCAAAGTCATAAATAAGTTAAAAGAAAATCCCAATTATCCCGCCAATATAATTTTAAACTTTATTGACAAGTTGGATATTAACAACCTGAGCAAGACTCCATATTCCTTTGAGCAAAATGGTAAAAAAATAGAAATGGCATCAGAATATGAGCAGTATTTCATGCATAAAACAAAAGCTCTTTATGAACTTAAACAGTATGAAAAATGTATTGAAGCATGTAATTTAGCTTTAAATTCAATAAACAATTTCCACTATAATAATGATATTTGGTTTAAGTGGCGTATTGCGCTGTCATACAAAGAGCTCAAAAAGTATGATGCAGCTCTGAATAACCTGCAATATATCGTTAAAATAAAAAAGGATTGGTTTATTCAACACGAAATTGCAGTGATTTATTATATTCTCAAGAATTATGAAAAAGCCCTATCTTTTGCATTGCAAGGAATTTTAAACTTTGGCGAAATTGACAAAAAAATTCATCTTTTGATTTTACTCGCTGAAATCTTTGAAGCAAAACAAATGGAACATGAAGCAAAACTACATTTTGTATTGGCAAAAAGCATCATTAATGAAAACAAGTGGGGGACCAAGTTGCCTTCAAATCTCTCAAAAAAATATGGAAACTTTCACTTAAATAAGCTTGATATTTTAAATGAGCTGAAAAACGTTTGGGAAGAAGCTTACTTTAGCAATAAACAACAATATACAGGTGTCATTAGCAGTTATCTCCCAAATAAAAAAGCCGGCTTTATAATGGGGGAAGACAATAAAACTTACTATTTTAAAATCTCAGAACTAACTGACAAAAAAGAAAAATTTCACGAAGGGACAAAGGTAGTATTTTATTTAGAAGACTCCTTTGATGCGAAGAAAAATAAACCGGTAAAAAATGCAGTAAAAATAAAAATAGCAAGTTGCTATTGA
- a CDS encoding AAA family ATPase translates to MKILELRFKNLNSLYGEWIIDFTRPEYTGEGIFAITGSTGAGKSTILDAICLALYGQTPRLGKITKSSNEIMSRHTAECYAEVLFESQKGRFRCHWEQRRARNKPDGNLQDQEHQIIDATTNKPIETKKSYVLNIIEEKTGMDFDRFTRSILLAQGSFDTFLKANIEDKSKILEQITGTEIYTEISKKVHLRNKEEQHKLELLNAQIAGIVVLDDTEEESLKNELAEKIKAEKNISGQKLKLEASLNWIRNVVKLKEEVNKIALKKEHIEKEISQFEPDRKKLELANKASNLSADYATLQSLRKNLENSKNELSKKQKEMPKYEADVNEQAKRLQQATNNTLACKNLLEKLYPILKKVRLLDQKITDISKQIADTKKDYMNIDSEIKAGLTIKKEASKKAEHILNKLQNIEKYLTENESDKLLVSKLSAIENQLNSLSALEENIKLKQSSLQKYEKSLLKIRQETASHKDKIEEYISMINGIKETIKTEQKLLSNKLQGKTIKQLRAEKDEYFKKIAFRNIVTEFEEHRKSLKDGEPCPLCGSKEHPFVKSNPEFENEIELEISKLDNLIEEIEQKEINIQNLYNKELELTKILNDLEKENNAKENEIKSIEAIMQNTAEELQNLTSNYTQTENNLLSTLKLLKIEKITDINELLENLKSRLEKWNTSLSAKEALEKDLSEIKSNIGKIESKIETLQKELFKKEEALKNINEEYDKLTSERQTLFSDKDPDKEENQLKSNILAAEKDENEQKLKLDNLKQQLSEIKTNIESLKNTIIKSEPELKKYEENFVNLLNKYNFKDENDFIKAKLTEDEINALNEKSKILDEQYAIIKTKLEETLTNLKAEADKNITQKSEEELTLALEEINTKLKDLRDNIANIKFKLKENEDAKEKIKKEKEQIEKQEYFCKQWNRLSSLIGSSDGKKFRNFAQGLTFEVLVSNANRELIKMTDRYLLTRDDKQPLEINVIDNYQAGEIRTTKNLSGGESFLISLSLALGLSKMASQKVRVDSLFLDEGFGTLDDESLETALETLVGLQQDGKLIGVISHIQAIKDRIRTQINIKTLPGGRSELSGPGCEKI, encoded by the coding sequence ATGAAAATATTAGAGCTCAGATTTAAAAACCTAAATTCACTTTATGGAGAATGGATTATCGATTTTACTCGCCCTGAATACACAGGCGAAGGGATATTTGCAATTACGGGGTCTACCGGAGCTGGCAAATCAACTATACTTGATGCAATCTGTCTTGCACTTTATGGGCAAACACCTCGTTTAGGAAAAATAACAAAAAGTAGCAATGAGATAATGTCCCGCCATACTGCCGAATGCTATGCCGAAGTATTGTTTGAATCTCAAAAAGGGCGTTTTCGCTGCCACTGGGAGCAAAGAAGAGCAAGAAACAAACCTGACGGAAATTTGCAGGATCAAGAACATCAGATTATTGATGCGACTACAAACAAACCTATTGAAACCAAAAAAAGTTATGTCCTAAACATTATAGAAGAAAAAACCGGAATGGATTTTGACAGATTTACAAGATCGATATTGCTTGCTCAAGGAAGTTTTGACACCTTTTTAAAGGCAAATATTGAAGACAAATCAAAAATATTGGAACAAATTACTGGGACAGAGATATACACTGAAATTTCAAAAAAGGTTCATTTGCGTAATAAAGAAGAGCAACATAAATTAGAATTGTTAAATGCTCAAATAGCTGGAATTGTAGTTTTAGATGATACTGAAGAAGAAAGCTTAAAAAATGAGTTAGCAGAAAAAATAAAAGCTGAAAAAAATATATCCGGGCAGAAACTAAAGCTTGAGGCATCTTTAAATTGGATAAGAAATGTTGTTAAGTTAAAAGAAGAAGTCAACAAAATTGCCTTAAAAAAAGAACATATTGAAAAAGAAATATCACAATTTGAGCCGGATCGTAAAAAACTCGAACTTGCTAACAAAGCTTCCAATCTCAGCGCTGATTATGCTACTTTGCAAAGTCTAAGAAAAAATCTTGAAAACAGTAAAAATGAGCTATCCAAAAAACAAAAAGAAATGCCAAAATATGAAGCGGATGTTAATGAACAAGCAAAACGTCTGCAACAAGCCACAAACAATACTTTAGCTTGCAAAAATTTGCTTGAAAAATTATACCCCATATTAAAAAAAGTCAGGCTTCTTGACCAAAAGATTACTGACATTTCCAAACAAATTGCTGACACAAAAAAAGACTACATGAATATTGACTCTGAAATAAAGGCTGGATTGACAATTAAAAAAGAGGCATCAAAAAAGGCTGAACATATACTTAACAAATTACAAAATATAGAAAAATACCTCACGGAAAATGAATCGGATAAATTACTGGTAAGTAAATTATCAGCGATAGAAAATCAACTAAACAGTTTAAGTGCATTAGAAGAAAATATAAAGTTAAAACAATCAAGCTTACAAAAATACGAAAAAAGTCTTTTAAAAATAAGACAAGAAACGGCATCTCATAAAGATAAAATTGAAGAATATATAAGTATGATTAACGGCATAAAAGAAACAATTAAAACCGAACAAAAACTTTTAAGCAACAAACTACAAGGTAAAACAATCAAACAGCTTCGCGCTGAAAAAGATGAATATTTTAAAAAAATCGCATTTAGAAATATAGTCACCGAATTTGAAGAGCACCGCAAATCTCTAAAAGATGGAGAGCCCTGCCCTCTGTGCGGTTCAAAAGAGCACCCATTCGTAAAATCAAATCCCGAATTTGAAAATGAAATTGAATTAGAAATAAGTAAGTTAGATAATCTTATTGAAGAAATAGAACAAAAAGAAATTAATATACAAAATCTTTATAATAAAGAACTTGAATTAACAAAAATCTTAAATGATTTGGAAAAAGAAAATAATGCCAAAGAAAATGAAATAAAAAGCATTGAAGCAATTATGCAAAATACCGCAGAGGAGCTTCAAAACCTTACTTCTAACTATACCCAAACAGAAAACAATCTATTATCCACACTAAAATTATTAAAAATTGAAAAAATAACAGATATTAATGAATTGCTTGAAAACCTTAAATCAAGATTAGAAAAATGGAATACCAGCTTATCTGCTAAAGAAGCATTGGAAAAAGATTTGTCAGAAATAAAAAGCAATATTGGCAAAATAGAATCAAAAATTGAAACATTACAAAAAGAATTATTTAAAAAAGAAGAAGCATTAAAAAATATAAATGAAGAGTATGATAAACTTACAAGTGAAAGGCAAACCCTTTTTTCAGATAAAGACCCTGACAAAGAAGAAAATCAATTGAAATCAAATATTTTAGCAGCTGAAAAAGATGAAAATGAACAAAAATTAAAATTAGACAACTTAAAGCAACAGCTGTCGGAAATTAAAACTAACATAGAATCTTTGAAAAATACTATTATAAAAAGTGAACCAGAGCTTAAAAAATATGAAGAAAATTTTGTCAATTTACTTAACAAGTATAATTTTAAAGATGAAAATGATTTTATAAAAGCCAAGTTAACCGAAGATGAAATAAACGCATTAAATGAAAAATCAAAGATATTGGATGAGCAATATGCCATTATTAAGACAAAATTAGAAGAAACCCTAACAAACTTAAAGGCTGAAGCAGATAAAAACATTACTCAAAAATCAGAAGAAGAATTAACTTTGGCACTTGAAGAGATAAATACAAAGCTAAAAGACTTAAGGGACAATATTGCCAATATAAAGTTTAAATTGAAAGAAAATGAAGATGCAAAAGAAAAAATAAAAAAAGAAAAAGAGCAAATAGAAAAACAAGAATACTTTTGTAAACAGTGGAACAGGTTATCTTCACTAATAGGCTCTTCTGACGGTAAGAAATTTAGAAATTTTGCTCAAGGGTTAACGTTTGAAGTATTAGTTTCAAATGCCAACAGAGAGCTGATAAAAATGACCGATAGATACCTTCTGACAAGAGATGATAAACAACCGCTTGAAATCAATGTTATTGATAATTATCAAGCAGGCGAAATAAGGACAACTAAAAATCTTTCGGGAGGCGAAAGCTTTTTGATAAGTCTTTCATTGGCATTAGGACTTTCAAAGATGGCAAGTCAAAAGGTCAGAGTGGACTCATTGTTTTTAGATGAAGGTTTTGGGACATTGGATGACGAATCCCTCGAAACTGCACTTGAAACTTTGGTGGGCTTACAGCAAGACGGAAAATTAATAGGGGTAATCTCTCACATTCAAGCTATTAAAGATAGGATAAGGACTCAAATAAATATTAAAACTCTCCCCGGTGGTCGCAGTGAGCTTAGCGGACCAGGCTGTGAAAAAATATAA
- a CDS encoding exonuclease SbcCD subunit D C-terminal domain-containing protein, with protein MKILHTSDWHLGRSLYGKKRYDEFESFLNWLIQTIIDKNINVLIISGDIFDSGSPSNKAQELYYKFLYEISKTSCKYVIAVAGNHDSPSFLNAPKELLKILNVYIVGSIPENIEDEVITIYKDNKPKLIICAVPYLRDKEIRTVEPGETIESKNQKLVEGIKNHYLDVVSYAVKIRNKFANNTDHFIPIIATGHLFTTGGKTVDGDGVRELYVGTLSYVDENAFPAEIDYLALGHLHIPQTVGDNEHIRYSGAPIPMGFGEASQTKKLVLLEIKENKLNIDEISVPTFQILSKISGDIEKITSNILKLKNTDTNAWLEIEYTGAKHIPDLKEYLEGLVEGSKLEILRIRNKIISDKILNKMAEDEILEDLSPIDVFVRYLDAVNITEDREELITLYKEIVNHINEEDINAQ; from the coding sequence ATGAAAATCCTGCATACTTCAGATTGGCACTTGGGAAGGTCACTTTACGGTAAAAAAAGATATGATGAGTTTGAGTCATTTTTAAACTGGCTAATCCAAACCATTATAGATAAAAATATCAACGTATTAATCATTTCCGGCGATATTTTTGATTCAGGCTCTCCAAGTAATAAAGCACAAGAATTGTATTACAAATTTTTATACGAAATATCCAAAACAAGCTGTAAGTATGTTATCGCAGTAGCCGGAAATCACGATTCCCCATCATTTCTTAACGCACCTAAAGAGCTATTGAAAATATTAAATGTATATATTGTAGGTTCTATTCCTGAAAATATAGAAGATGAAGTAATAACTATTTATAAAGACAACAAACCAAAGCTAATAATTTGCGCTGTCCCGTACCTTCGCGATAAGGAAATTAGAACAGTAGAACCCGGTGAAACTATAGAAAGCAAAAATCAAAAGCTTGTAGAAGGCATAAAAAATCATTATTTAGATGTCGTATCTTACGCAGTAAAAATAAGAAATAAGTTTGCAAACAATACTGACCACTTTATTCCGATTATTGCTACAGGTCACCTTTTTACAACAGGCGGAAAAACTGTAGACGGAGATGGTGTGAGAGAGCTTTATGTAGGGACTTTATCATATGTAGATGAAAATGCTTTCCCTGCTGAAATAGATTATCTTGCCCTTGGCCATTTACACATACCACAAACTGTCGGAGATAACGAACATATCAGATACTCAGGCGCACCCATACCGATGGGATTTGGCGAAGCTAGCCAGACCAAAAAATTAGTCTTACTCGAAATAAAAGAAAATAAGCTCAATATTGATGAAATATCTGTGCCCACATTTCAGATTTTGTCAAAAATTTCAGGCGATATTGAGAAAATAACGTCAAATATCTTAAAATTAAAAAATACTGACACAAACGCTTGGCTCGAAATAGAGTATACAGGGGCAAAGCACATCCCCGATTTAAAAGAATATCTGGAAGGACTTGTTGAGGGGAGTAAATTAGAAATACTTCGAATAAGAAATAAGATTATTTCAGATAAAATTCTTAACAAAATGGCTGAAGATGAAATTTTAGAGGATTTAAGTCCAATAGATGTATTTGTCAGATATTTAGATGCAGTAAATATAACAGAAGATAGAGAAGAATTAATCACTCTTTATAAAGAAATTGTTAATCATATTAATGAAGAAGATATTAATGCCCAGTAA
- the cas2 gene encoding CRISPR-associated endonuclease Cas2: protein MKKYYVISYDISDDRIRYRVDKELKNYGIRVQKSVFECNITDAEYVKLKEKLDKLIDMNTDSIRYYFLCKHCRDNIQNVGNSFINTDKIFEII from the coding sequence ATGAAAAAATATTACGTAATTTCTTATGATATTTCAGATGACAGAATAAGATATCGAGTAGATAAGGAATTAAAAAATTATGGTATCAGAGTCCAAAAAAGTGTATTTGAGTGCAATATTACTGATGCAGAATATGTAAAGTTAAAAGAAAAACTTGATAAGCTCATAGATATGAATACAGACTCAATAAGATACTATTTTTTATGTAAGCATTGCAGGGATAACATACAAAATGTTGGAAATAGCTTTATTAACACAGATAAAATTTTTGAGATTATATAA
- the cas1 gene encoding CRISPR-associated endonuclease Cas1, with protein MIVYLTEQGSYISISGDRIIVKKGFNTIGIFLTKDTDQIIIMGNISISTQAIKHLLKNKIDVVFTTYSGQYLGRLVPELGKNIILRRLQIQKLSITKHKIKFARAIVSAKLENSISTLRKLNYYHKSAEVSHILNKLVTMRKEIPLINELQTLLGYEGSIANIYFSAFDYLVKGAIKFEKRTRRPPKNEFNALLSFGYTILLNLVRTAVNTVGLDPYYGSYHSEEYGRPSMVLDLMEEFRPVVIDYLVISMLNKNIISRSDFIIDEENEELPVSLSIYGRKKYIGLIEKRFNSYFWYEPKKKKMLLKDIVRYQTYLFAKAIIEDSEYIGYRF; from the coding sequence ATGATAGTATATTTGACCGAACAAGGTTCTTATATCTCTATTTCAGGTGACAGAATTATTGTAAAGAAAGGATTTAACACTATTGGTATTTTTTTGACAAAAGATACAGACCAAATAATAATTATGGGTAATATTTCCATCAGCACTCAAGCGATAAAGCATTTATTGAAAAATAAGATAGATGTTGTCTTTACAACATACTCAGGTCAATACTTGGGAAGATTAGTCCCCGAATTAGGGAAAAATATTATCCTAAGAAGGCTTCAAATACAAAAACTTTCTATTACAAAGCATAAAATAAAATTTGCAAGAGCAATTGTATCGGCAAAGTTAGAAAATAGTATCAGTACATTGAGAAAGTTAAACTATTACCACAAGTCAGCAGAGGTAAGTCATATTTTAAACAAATTGGTAACTATGAGAAAAGAGATACCTTTAATAAATGAGTTACAAACTCTTTTAGGATATGAAGGTAGCATCGCCAATATTTATTTTTCAGCTTTCGACTATTTAGTTAAAGGAGCAATTAAATTTGAAAAACGGACAAGAAGACCTCCCAAGAATGAATTTAATGCATTATTAAGCTTTGGTTATACCATATTGCTCAATCTGGTAAGGACAGCAGTGAATACCGTAGGATTAGACCCTTACTATGGCAGTTATCATTCTGAAGAATATGGTAGACCTTCGATGGTATTGGATTTAATGGAAGAATTCAGGCCGGTCGTAATAGATTATTTGGTTATTAGCATGTTAAATAAAAACATTATTTCCAGAAGTGACTTTATTATTGATGAAGAAAATGAAGAATTACCTGTATCATTATCAATTTATGGGAGGAAAAAATATATCGGCTTAATAGAAAAAAGATTTAACAGCTACTTTTGGTATGAGCCTAAAAAGAAAAAAATGTTGTTAAAAGATATTGTAAGATATCAGACATATCTCTTTGCCAAAGCAATCATCGAAGATTCAGAATATATAGGGTACAGATTTTAA